The Klebsiella sp. RIT-PI-d genome includes a region encoding these proteins:
- a CDS encoding DUF805 domain-containing protein, giving the protein MDWYLKALKNYIGFGGRARRKEYWMFVLVNIILTFVLGILDKLLGWQRAGGEGVLTTLYGILIFLPWWALQFRRLHDTDRSAWWLLLLLIPLVGWLVILVFNCQDGTKGNNRFGPDPKRTVE; this is encoded by the coding sequence ATGGACTGGTATCTGAAAGCGCTAAAGAATTACATTGGTTTTGGCGGCCGGGCACGGCGGAAAGAGTACTGGATGTTCGTGCTGGTCAATATCATTCTTACTTTTGTGCTGGGCATACTCGACAAGCTGCTGGGCTGGCAGCGCGCCGGCGGTGAGGGCGTGTTGACCACGCTTTACGGGATCCTGATTTTTTTACCGTGGTGGGCGCTCCAGTTCCGTCGGCTGCATGATACTGACCGTTCGGCATGGTGGCTGCTACTGCTGCTTATCCCGCTGGTCGGCTGGCTGGTAATCCTGGTTTTCAACTGCCAGGACGGGACGAAAGGCAATAACCGTTTCGGACCTGATCCAAAACGTACTGTCGAGTAG
- a CDS encoding LysR family transcriptional regulator has product MAKDRALTLEALRVMDAIDRRGSFAAAADELGRVPSALSYTMQKLEEELDVILFDRSGHRTKFTNVGRMLLERGRVLLEAADKLTTDAEALARGWETHLTLVTEALVPTRDIFPLVDKLATKSTTQLSIITEVLAGAWERLEQGRADIVIAPDMHFRSSSEINSRKLYKVLNVYVAAPDHPIHSEAEPLSEVTRVKYRGIAVADTARERPVLTVQLLDKQPRLTVSSIEDKRQALLAGLGVATMPYALVENDIAEGRLRVVSPEYTSEIDIIMAWRRDSMGEAKAWCLREIPKLFMGRQVI; this is encoded by the coding sequence ATGGCCAAAGATAGAGCATTAACCCTGGAAGCCCTGCGCGTCATGGATGCCATCGACCGCCGCGGGAGCTTTGCCGCCGCCGCCGATGAACTGGGGCGTGTTCCCTCGGCCCTGAGCTATACCATGCAAAAACTGGAGGAAGAACTGGATGTGATCCTGTTCGACCGCTCCGGCCACCGTACCAAATTTACCAACGTGGGGCGAATGTTGCTTGAACGCGGCCGCGTTCTGCTGGAAGCCGCCGATAAGCTAACAACCGATGCCGAAGCGCTGGCACGCGGCTGGGAAACGCATCTGACGCTGGTCACTGAGGCGCTGGTCCCCACGCGCGACATCTTCCCGCTGGTAGATAAGCTGGCGACAAAATCCACTACCCAGCTCTCTATTATTACCGAAGTGCTGGCTGGCGCATGGGAACGTCTTGAACAGGGGCGCGCCGATATTGTGATTGCGCCGGATATGCATTTCCGCTCCTCATCTGAAATTAACTCACGCAAACTCTATAAGGTGCTCAATGTCTATGTTGCCGCACCGGATCACCCGATCCACAGTGAAGCGGAACCGTTATCAGAAGTAACGCGGGTGAAATATCGCGGCATTGCGGTTGCGGATACCGCCCGTGAGCGGCCGGTACTGACGGTACAGCTTCTTGATAAGCAGCCGCGTCTGACCGTGAGTTCTATTGAAGATAAGCGGCAGGCCTTACTGGCGGGGCTGGGTGTTGCCACGATGCCGTATGCGCTGGTAGAAAACGATATTGCTGAAGGTCGCTTGCGCGTGGTCAGTCCTGAATATACCAGCGAAATTGATATTATTATGGCCTGGCGACGCGACAGTATGGGAGAAGCGAAGGCGTGGTGCCTGCGTGAGATCCCGAAATTATTTATGGGCCGTCAGGTAATATGA
- a CDS encoding pirin family protein, translating into MITTRTAKQCGQADFGWLQARYTFSFGHYFDPKLLGYASLRVLNQEVLAPGASFQPRTYPKVDILNLILEGTAEYRDSEGNHIQAKTGEALLIATQPGVSYSEHNLSKDASLTRMQLWLDACPERENPPLQKIVITDTAQQLLASPEGSNNSLQLRQQVWIHHIELQKGEQTSVQIHGPRAYLQSIHGTIAAQTNQQDKQVLTCGDGAFIRDEDTITLVAGTPLRALLIDLPV; encoded by the coding sequence ATGATTACTACCCGAACCGCTAAACAGTGTGGGCAAGCAGATTTCGGATGGCTACAGGCTCGCTACACGTTTTCTTTTGGACACTACTTCGACCCAAAACTGCTGGGCTACGCATCCCTGCGCGTCCTGAACCAGGAAGTGCTGGCCCCTGGCGCCTCCTTTCAGCCGCGTACCTATCCAAAAGTCGATATTCTGAATCTGATCCTGGAGGGCACGGCTGAATACCGCGACAGTGAAGGCAACCATATTCAGGCGAAAACGGGCGAAGCACTGCTGATCGCCACCCAACCCGGTGTGAGTTACAGCGAGCATAATCTGAGTAAGGATGCCTCACTCACCCGAATGCAACTTTGGCTGGACGCCTGTCCGGAGCGCGAAAACCCGCCGCTGCAAAAGATAGTGATTACCGATACGGCTCAGCAATTACTGGCCTCCCCGGAAGGAAGCAATAACAGTCTGCAACTGCGCCAGCAGGTATGGATACATCATATCGAATTGCAGAAAGGTGAGCAGACCAGCGTCCAGATCCACGGCCCTCGCGCCTATTTACAATCTATTCATGGCACGATCGCTGCGCAGACGAATCAACAGGATAAACAGGTTTTGACCTGCGGGGATGGCGCTTTCATTCGCGATGAGGATACTATAACGCTGGTTGCCGGTACGCCACTGCGCGCGTTACTGATCGATTTACCGGTATAA
- the pflB gene encoding formate C-acetyltransferase, with translation MKVNIDTRNVHYTHAWRNFHGADWKSEINVRDFIQQNYTPYEGDEKFLADATPATAALWEKVMAGIRIENATHAPVDFDTNIATTIVAHDAGYIDRPLEKIVGLQTDKPLKRALHPFGGINMIKSSFDAYGRKMDADFEYQYTALRKTHNQGVFDVYSPDMLRCRKSGILTGLPDGYGRGRIIGDYRRVALYGIDYLVRERELQFADLQTKMEWGEDLDATLRQREELAEHRRALLQIQEMAAKYGCDISRPASNAQEAVQWLYFAYLAAVKSQNGGAMSLGRTATFLDIYIERDMRDGRLTEQQAQELIDHFIMKIRMVRFLRTPEFDSLFSGDPIWATEVIGGMGLDGRTLVTKNAFRYLHTLHTMGPAPEPNLTILWSDGLPIAFKKYAAQVSIITSSLQYENDDLMRTDFNSDDYAIACCVSPMIIGKQMQFFGARANLAKTLLYAINGGVDEKLKIQVGPKTAPLLDEVLDYDTVMQSLDHFMDWLAVQYISALNIIHFMHDKYSYEAALMALHDRDVYRTMACGIAGLSVAADSLSAIKYATVKPVRDHTGLAVDFVIEGDYPQYGNNDERVDSIACDLVERFMKKIKVLPTYRNAVPTQSILTITSNVVYGQKTGNTPDGRRGGTPFAPGANPMHGRDRKGAVASLTSVAKLPFTYAKDGISYTFSIVPAALGKDEIVRKTNLVGLLDGYFHHEANVEGGQHLNVNVMNRDMLLAAIEHPEAYPNLTIRVSGYAVRFNALTREQQQDVISRTFTQAL, from the coding sequence ATGAAGGTTAATATTGATACTCGCAATGTGCATTATACCCATGCATGGCGAAATTTTCACGGCGCTGACTGGAAAAGCGAAATTAACGTCCGTGATTTTATTCAGCAAAACTATACGCCTTATGAAGGCGATGAAAAATTTCTCGCTGATGCCACGCCTGCGACTGCGGCATTATGGGAAAAAGTGATGGCGGGCATTCGCATTGAAAATGCGACCCATGCGCCCGTCGATTTTGATACCAATATCGCCACGACGATCGTTGCCCATGATGCAGGTTATATCGATCGGCCGCTGGAAAAGATTGTCGGCCTGCAAACGGACAAACCGCTCAAGCGCGCACTGCATCCTTTTGGCGGTATTAATATGATCAAAAGTTCATTCGACGCCTACGGACGGAAAATGGACGCTGATTTTGAATACCAGTATACGGCACTGCGTAAAACGCATAACCAGGGCGTGTTTGATGTGTATTCACCGGATATGCTGCGCTGTCGCAAATCCGGCATTCTCACCGGTCTGCCGGATGGTTACGGGCGCGGACGTATTATCGGCGACTATCGGCGCGTGGCGCTGTATGGTATTGACTACCTGGTTCGCGAGCGCGAACTGCAATTCGCCGATTTACAAACGAAAATGGAGTGGGGGGAAGATCTCGACGCCACGCTTCGTCAACGTGAAGAACTGGCCGAGCATCGCCGGGCGCTGCTGCAAATTCAGGAGATGGCAGCGAAGTACGGCTGTGATATTTCCCGTCCGGCGAGCAATGCACAGGAGGCCGTACAGTGGCTCTATTTTGCCTATCTGGCAGCGGTGAAATCACAGAACGGCGGTGCTATGTCGCTGGGACGTACTGCAACCTTCCTCGATATCTATATTGAACGCGATATGCGCGACGGGCGGTTAACAGAGCAGCAGGCGCAGGAGCTTATCGACCACTTTATTATGAAGATCCGGATGGTGCGTTTCCTGCGCACGCCGGAATTCGACTCGCTCTTTTCCGGCGATCCGATTTGGGCGACGGAAGTCATTGGCGGCATGGGGCTGGACGGTCGCACGCTGGTGACCAAAAATGCCTTCCGTTATTTGCATACGCTACACACGATGGGACCCGCCCCGGAGCCGAACCTGACCATTCTCTGGTCTGACGGACTGCCCATTGCTTTCAAGAAATATGCGGCACAGGTGTCTATCATCACCTCGTCCCTGCAATATGAAAACGATGATTTAATGCGTACCGATTTCAACAGCGATGACTATGCCATTGCCTGCTGCGTAAGTCCGATGATCATTGGTAAACAGATGCAGTTCTTTGGCGCACGCGCCAATCTCGCGAAAACGCTGCTGTACGCGATCAATGGCGGTGTCGATGAGAAGCTAAAAATTCAGGTGGGGCCAAAAACCGCACCGCTGCTGGATGAGGTTCTGGACTATGACACGGTTATGCAAAGTCTGGATCACTTTATGGACTGGCTGGCGGTGCAGTACATCAGCGCGCTGAATATCATCCACTTTATGCATGATAAATACAGTTACGAAGCCGCGTTAATGGCGCTACACGATCGCGATGTCTATCGCACAATGGCTTGCGGTATCGCCGGATTATCCGTTGCAGCGGATTCTTTGTCGGCCATCAAATATGCGACGGTCAAACCGGTGCGCGACCATACCGGGCTGGCGGTGGATTTTGTGATTGAGGGTGACTATCCGCAATATGGTAATAACGATGAGCGCGTGGACAGTATTGCCTGCGATCTGGTCGAGCGCTTTATGAAAAAAATTAAAGTACTGCCGACCTATCGTAATGCGGTGCCTACGCAGTCGATACTGACCATCACCTCTAACGTGGTATACGGGCAAAAAACCGGTAACACGCCGGACGGTCGCCGGGGGGGAACGCCATTTGCGCCAGGTGCTAACCCGATGCACGGGCGCGATCGTAAGGGCGCGGTAGCGTCATTGACCTCAGTGGCTAAATTGCCGTTTACCTATGCCAAAGATGGTATTTCTTACACTTTCTCTATTGTGCCAGCGGCGCTGGGCAAGGATGAGATCGTGCGCAAAACCAACCTGGTGGGTCTGCTGGACGGTTACTTTCATCACGAGGCGAATGTGGAGGGCGGGCAGCATCTCAATGTTAATGTGATGAACCGCGATATGCTACTGGCGGCCATTGAACACCCGGAAGCGTATCCAAACTTAACCATTCGCGTTTCGGGCTACGCCGTGCGATTTAATGCCCTGACCCGCGAACAACAGCAGGATGTGATTTCGCGAACCTTTACGCAGGCACTGTAA
- the tdcD gene encoding propionate kinase, producing the protein MNEFPIVLVINCGSSSVKFSVLDAATCEVLLTGIADGINTERAFLAVNGGEAKKLAHNTCDGALEAISSELATRNLMTSVALVGHRIAHGGDVFKHSVVINDEVIERIRQVSSLAPLHNYANLSGVMAAQVLFPGIPQVAVFDTSFHQTLPPEAYLYGLPWKYYEQLGVRRYGFHGTSHRYVALQAHTLLDLDSQNSGLVIAHLGNGASICAVRNGISVDTSMGMTPLEGLIMGTRCGDVDFGAMAWIAGQTGQTLSDLERVVNSESGLLGMSGISADLRVLEKAWHQGNDRAQLAIKAFVHRIARHIAGHAAALKKLDGIIFTGGIGENSALIRRLVIEHLSVFNAELDHDKNMIPNTVGERIISLETSRVLCAVIPTNEEKMIAQDALQLADIGAAVDCA; encoded by the coding sequence ATGAATGAATTTCCGATAGTGCTGGTAATTAACTGTGGATCATCATCGGTTAAGTTTTCTGTTCTGGATGCTGCGACCTGTGAAGTATTACTGACCGGTATCGCGGATGGTATTAATACGGAACGGGCTTTTCTGGCGGTGAATGGCGGTGAAGCAAAAAAACTTGCGCATAATACCTGTGACGGGGCGCTGGAGGCAATTTCCAGTGAACTGGCTACACGTAATTTAATGACCAGTGTGGCGTTAGTCGGCCACCGCATCGCTCACGGTGGCGACGTATTTAAACATTCGGTTGTTATTAACGATGAGGTCATTGAGCGTATTCGTCAGGTATCATCTCTGGCCCCGTTACATAATTATGCCAATTTAAGCGGCGTGATGGCGGCGCAGGTATTGTTTCCCGGAATACCGCAGGTGGCGGTCTTTGATACCAGTTTCCATCAGACGTTACCACCTGAAGCCTATCTCTATGGCCTGCCATGGAAGTATTACGAACAGCTTGGCGTGCGGCGCTATGGTTTTCACGGTACGTCACATCGTTATGTGGCTCTACAGGCACACACCTTGTTGGATCTTGATTCGCAAAACTCGGGGTTAGTGATTGCTCACTTAGGTAATGGTGCCTCCATTTGTGCGGTCCGCAACGGGATAAGCGTCGATACGTCCATGGGCATGACGCCGCTGGAAGGCCTGATCATGGGCACCCGCTGTGGCGATGTCGATTTTGGCGCGATGGCGTGGATCGCCGGGCAAACCGGACAAACCCTCAGTGATCTTGAACGGGTGGTTAATAGTGAGTCCGGACTGCTGGGAATGTCCGGTATCTCGGCAGATTTACGTGTTCTGGAAAAAGCCTGGCATCAAGGAAACGATCGGGCGCAGCTGGCGATTAAGGCATTTGTCCACCGTATTGCTCGCCATATTGCCGGACACGCCGCCGCCCTTAAAAAGCTCGATGGCATTATTTTTACCGGCGGTATCGGTGAAAACTCAGCGCTTATTCGTCGTCTGGTGATAGAGCATTTAAGTGTATTTAATGCTGAGCTGGACCACGATAAAAATATGATCCCCAACACTGTGGGCGAGCGTATTATTTCGCTTGAGACATCGCGCGTCCTGTGCGCAGTTATTCCCACTAATGAAGAAAAAATGATTGCACAGGATGCGTTACAACTGGCTGATATTGGTGCCGCAGTAGATTGCGCTTAA
- the tdcC gene encoding threonine/serine transporter TdcC, with amino-acid sequence MSTTDSLVTGQTTSSSWRKSDTTWTLGLFGTAIGAGVLFFPIRAGFGGLIPILIMLVLAYPIAFFCHRALARLCLSGSNPSGNITETVEEHFGKTGGVVITFLYFFAICPLLWIYGVTITNTFMTFWENQLQMMPLNRGVVALFLLLLMAFVIYFGKDLMVKVMSFLVFPFIASLVLISLSLIPYWNSAVIEQVNLSDISLVGHDGILVTVWLGISIMVFSFNFSPIVSSFVVSKREEYEQEFGRDFTERKCSKIISRGSMLMVAVVMFFAFSCLFALSPQNMADAKAQNIPVLSYLANHFASMSGTKSTFATVLEYGASIIALVAIFKSFFGHYLGTLEGLNGLILKFGYKGDKTKVSVGKLNLMSMVFIMGSTWVVAYANPNILDLIEAMGAPIIAALLCLLPMYAIRKVPALAKYKGRLDNVFVTAIGLLTILNIVYKLF; translated from the coding sequence ATGAGCACTACAGATAGTCTTGTTACGGGCCAGACAACCTCGTCATCATGGCGCAAATCCGATACCACGTGGACCCTTGGATTATTCGGAACGGCCATCGGTGCCGGCGTGCTGTTTTTTCCGATTCGCGCCGGTTTTGGTGGATTAATCCCGATCCTGATCATGCTGGTCCTGGCTTATCCCATCGCTTTCTTTTGCCACCGGGCACTCGCCAGACTCTGCCTGTCAGGGAGTAATCCTTCAGGCAATATTACCGAGACGGTAGAAGAGCACTTTGGTAAAACCGGCGGGGTAGTGATTACCTTTCTGTATTTCTTTGCGATCTGCCCGCTGCTGTGGATCTACGGCGTGACCATTACCAATACGTTTATGACCTTCTGGGAAAACCAGCTGCAAATGATGCCTCTGAATCGAGGCGTTGTTGCGCTGTTCCTGCTACTGCTGATGGCCTTTGTGATCTATTTCGGCAAAGATCTCATGGTCAAAGTCATGAGCTTTCTGGTTTTCCCGTTCATTGCCAGTCTGGTCCTTATCTCCCTGTCGCTAATCCCTTACTGGAATTCAGCGGTGATCGAGCAGGTTAATCTTAGCGATATATCACTTGTCGGTCATGATGGCATTCTGGTTACGGTCTGGCTGGGCATCTCGATCATGGTGTTCTCCTTTAACTTCTCGCCGATCGTCTCATCCTTTGTGGTATCGAAACGTGAAGAGTATGAGCAGGAATTTGGCCGGGACTTTACCGAGCGTAAATGCTCAAAGATCATCTCGCGTGGCAGTATGTTGATGGTGGCCGTCGTCATGTTTTTTGCCTTTAGCTGCCTGTTTGCACTCTCTCCGCAAAACATGGCCGACGCCAAAGCGCAGAATATTCCGGTACTTTCCTATCTGGCGAACCACTTCGCCTCCATGTCCGGTACTAAATCGACGTTTGCAACTGTGCTGGAATATGGCGCGTCGATTATCGCGCTGGTCGCCATTTTCAAATCATTCTTTGGTCATTACCTGGGCACGCTGGAAGGGTTAAACGGTCTGATACTGAAATTTGGTTATAAGGGTGACAAAACCAAAGTTTCTGTTGGCAAGCTGAACCTGATGAGTATGGTCTTTATCATGGGATCAACCTGGGTCGTTGCCTATGCCAACCCGAATATTCTCGACCTGATTGAAGCGATGGGCGCACCGATCATTGCCGCACTGCTTTGTTTACTGCCGATGTATGCCATTCGTAAAGTTCCGGCACTGGCTAAATATAAAGGCAGACTGGATAACGTTTTTGTTACCGCAATCGGCCTGCTGACTATCCTGAATATTGTTTATAAACTTTTTTAA
- the tdcB gene encoding bifunctional threonine ammonia-lyase/L-serine ammonia-lyase TdcB: MHITYELPVSIDDVLDAKKRLAGKIYKTGMPRSNYFSECCKGEIFLKFENMQRTGSFKIRGAFNKLSSLTDEEKRKGVVACSAGNHAQGVSLSCAMLGIDGKVVMPKGAPKSKVAATCDYSAEVVLHGDNFNDTIAKVSEIVELEGRIFIPPYDDPKVIAGQGTIGLEIMEDLYDVDNVIVPVGGGGLIAGIAIAIKSINPTIKIIGVQSENVHGMAASYYAGQISSHRTSGTLADGCDVSRPGSITYEIVRELVDDIVLVSEDEIRKSMVALIQRNKVITEGAGALACAALLSGKLDGYIQNRKTVSIISGGNIDLSRVSQITGLADA, translated from the coding sequence ATGCATATTACTTACGAACTTCCTGTTTCTATCGACGACGTTCTCGATGCTAAAAAGAGACTTGCCGGAAAAATTTATAAAACGGGCATGCCACGGTCCAACTATTTTAGCGAATGCTGTAAAGGTGAGATTTTTTTAAAGTTTGAAAATATGCAGCGCACCGGCTCCTTCAAAATTCGCGGCGCTTTTAACAAGCTCAGTTCATTGACTGATGAAGAAAAGCGCAAAGGCGTTGTTGCTTGCTCGGCGGGCAACCATGCGCAGGGCGTTTCACTGTCATGTGCGATGCTCGGCATTGACGGTAAAGTGGTGATGCCAAAAGGCGCACCAAAGTCAAAAGTTGCGGCAACATGCGACTACTCGGCAGAGGTCGTCCTGCACGGTGACAACTTCAACGATACCATCGCCAAAGTTAGCGAAATCGTCGAGCTTGAAGGAAGAATATTTATTCCGCCTTATGACGACCCTAAAGTCATTGCAGGCCAGGGAACCATTGGTCTTGAAATTATGGAAGACCTGTATGACGTCGATAACGTTATTGTTCCGGTCGGCGGTGGCGGCTTAATTGCCGGGATCGCTATTGCGATTAAATCAATTAATCCAACAATTAAAATCATTGGCGTTCAGTCTGAAAACGTTCACGGCATGGCGGCATCTTATTATGCAGGACAAATAAGCTCACACCGCACCAGTGGAACGCTGGCAGACGGTTGCGATGTTTCTCGTCCAGGCTCGATTACTTATGAAATAGTCCGTGAACTGGTTGATGATATTGTTTTAGTTAGTGAAGATGAAATTCGTAAAAGTATGGTTGCGCTTATTCAGCGTAATAAAGTCATTACTGAAGGCGCAGGTGCGCTGGCCTGTGCTGCATTATTGAGTGGTAAACTTGACGGCTATATTCAGAACAGAAAAACGGTCAGTATTATTTCTGGCGGCAATATCGATCTGTCACGCGTTTCACAAATTACCGGTTTAGCTGATGCCTAA
- the tdcA gene encoding transcriptional regulator TdcA, translated as MENFTLPKTQHLVVFQEVIRSGSIGSAAKQLGLTQPAVSKIINDIESYFGIELIVRKNTGVTLTSAGQVVLSYSESITREMKNMVSEMNNMSSNGVADVSFGFPSLIGFTIMSSMIQKFQNVFPKAQVCMYEAQLCSFLPALRDGRLDFAIGTLSDEMKLQDLHVEPLFESEFRLVASKSRTCSGPATLGSLKNERWILPHTEMGYYSELLTLLKNNGIDNEHIIKTDSVVTIYNLVLNAGFLTVIPCDMIAPFGSDQFITLAIKDTLPVARYAAVWSKNYTMKKSASFLVELAKEQSSFNYCR; from the coding sequence ATGGAAAATTTCACCTTGCCGAAGACCCAGCACCTCGTCGTATTTCAGGAGGTCATTCGCAGTGGATCAATCGGTTCTGCGGCAAAACAGTTAGGATTAACTCAACCGGCAGTAAGTAAAATTATTAATGATATAGAATCTTATTTCGGTATCGAATTAATCGTGCGAAAAAACACCGGCGTTACGCTGACCAGTGCCGGGCAGGTCGTTCTTTCTTACTCTGAGTCGATAACCAGAGAAATGAAAAACATGGTCAGCGAGATGAACAACATGAGCAGTAACGGCGTGGCCGATGTCTCGTTCGGTTTTCCGTCGCTGATTGGTTTTACCATCATGTCCAGCATGATCCAGAAATTTCAGAACGTGTTTCCTAAAGCGCAGGTCTGTATGTACGAAGCGCAGCTCTGCTCATTTTTGCCAGCCCTACGTGACGGACGACTGGATTTTGCCATTGGCACATTGAGTGATGAGATGAAACTGCAGGACCTGCATGTCGAGCCGCTTTTTGAATCAGAATTCCGGCTGGTGGCCAGTAAATCACGAACGTGCAGCGGCCCTGCAACGCTGGGGTCATTAAAAAATGAGCGCTGGATATTACCGCACACCGAAATGGGATACTACAGCGAACTTCTTACCCTCTTAAAAAATAATGGCATTGATAACGAGCATATTATAAAAACAGATTCCGTTGTCACCATTTATAATCTTGTATTGAATGCCGGTTTTCTGACAGTTATTCCTTGCGATATGATCGCTCCTTTCGGCTCAGATCAATTTATAACGCTGGCTATTAAAGATACGCTTCCGGTTGCACGTTACGCGGCTGTCTGGTCTAAAAACTATACCATGAAAAAATCAGCTTCTTTTCTTGTTGAATTAGCGAAGGAACAGTCATCGTTTAATTACTGTCGATGA
- the garK gene encoding glycerate 2-kinase yields the protein MKIVIAPDSYKESLSASEVAQAIEKGFREIFPDAQYVSVPVADGGEGTVEAMIAATQGTEYTARVTGPLGEPVDACWGISGDGKTAFIEMAAASGLALVPPAQRNPLITTSRGTGELILQALEQGARNIIIGIGGSATNDGGAGMVQALGAKLCDANGSEIGNGGGSLINLNAIDITALDPRLRECTIRVACDVTNPLTGDKGASRIFGPQKGATEALIVELDRNLDHYADMIKKSLDIDVKNVPGAGAAGGMGAALMAFLGAELRSGIEIVTQALNLEEHIHDCTWVVTGEGRIDSQSINGKVPVGVAQVAKKYHKPVIGIAGSLTNDVGVVHQYGIDAVFSVLTSISTLEEAFRGAFDNIYRASRNIAATLQVGMLTER from the coding sequence ATGAAAATCGTAATCGCCCCAGACTCTTATAAAGAAAGCCTTTCTGCCAGCGAGGTAGCTCAGGCGATAGAAAAAGGATTTCGGGAAATCTTTCCTGATGCGCAATATGTCTCTGTTCCGGTCGCTGATGGGGGGGAAGGGACGGTTGAAGCGATGATTGCCGCAACGCAGGGCACAGAATATACCGCTCGGGTCACCGGCCCCCTCGGCGAACCTGTTGATGCCTGCTGGGGCATTTCCGGTGACGGAAAGACCGCCTTTATTGAAATGGCCGCTGCCAGTGGACTGGCATTGGTCCCTCCCGCACAGCGTAATCCTTTAATCACGACCTCCCGGGGAACTGGCGAACTGATTTTGCAGGCTCTGGAACAGGGTGCAAGAAATATTATCATCGGCATTGGCGGCAGTGCCACCAATGATGGCGGTGCCGGTATGGTCCAGGCGCTGGGCGCAAAACTGTGTGACGCTAACGGTTCTGAAATAGGCAACGGTGGCGGCAGTTTAATCAACCTCAACGCCATTGATATTACTGCGTTAGATCCGCGCTTGCGCGAATGTACGATCCGCGTGGCGTGTGATGTGACAAATCCTCTGACCGGTGACAAAGGTGCTTCGCGCATATTTGGGCCGCAAAAAGGGGCGACGGAAGCATTAATTGTCGAGCTGGATCGTAATCTCGATCATTATGCAGACATGATTAAAAAATCCCTCGATATTGACGTTAAGAACGTTCCCGGCGCAGGCGCTGCGGGCGGTATGGGTGCGGCACTAATGGCGTTCCTCGGTGCAGAGCTGCGTAGCGGCATTGAGATTGTGACCCAGGCACTTAACCTTGAAGAGCATATTCACGATTGTACATGGGTCGTGACCGGCGAAGGCCGAATCGATAGCCAGAGTATTAACGGCAAAGTTCCGGTGGGCGTGGCGCAGGTCGCGAAAAAATACCATAAACCGGTGATCGGTATTGCTGGTAGTTTGACCAATGATGTGGGTGTTGTACACCAGTATGGCATTGATGCTGTCTTTAGCGTCCTGACCAGTATCAGCACGCTGGAAGAGGCCTTCAGGGGGGCATTTGATAATATTTATCGCGCTTCTCGTAACATTGCCGCGACGCTACAGGTGGGAATGTTGACCGAAAGGTGA